From the Psychrilyobacter piezotolerans genome, one window contains:
- a CDS encoding diguanylate cyclase produces the protein MNIQKSVIKISVISCLIPIFFLGMYSFFLTQNETERREQEKIEFIFASEKKQLKLINDKMEAVLNLLEFFVIHSVEESSHKDKFEDLIEGMMDHIVTDNKEVENIFYGDEFGNFSLKGSGFIPEGYDPRRRPWYTGAVKEDSDYHTTDIYRFSNGESGITIAKVVYIQDKILGVVGVDLNFSDYQLKMSHLSIGKTGKMFIMDKKGMLVVDAGIPGVNDKNIILIKEYMDLKFKGEKSYLDEILSLKKPVIFDLDTPNGEKYFRLEPILELGLIMVGGTYKNELKELPLNIIKAGIIISLIGTIISLLIINSFSKKLKVHLKNLSILIEGISNGNYSKNIEEILMYISDDSELNVITKEVKNIQKNVKKREIELKEIARIDSLTGVYNRQSLTTFLEDEIIKKKMFQSTFSIIMIDLDNFKNINDVYGHVFGDFVLKEVCKIFMEETSKMDKVCRYGGEEFIIVLPNTNRMDAFKVGERLRKEIKKREFFNSREKIKVTISGGVMEYEEGLSVEGLIEIVDKSLYKAKRSGKNKILY, from the coding sequence ATGAATATACAAAAAAGTGTGATTAAAATTTCTGTGATCAGCTGCCTGATACCCATCTTTTTTTTAGGGATGTATAGTTTTTTTTTGACACAAAATGAAACTGAAAGAAGGGAGCAGGAAAAAATTGAATTTATCTTTGCTTCGGAAAAAAAACAATTAAAATTAATCAACGATAAGATGGAAGCCGTGTTAAACCTGTTGGAGTTTTTTGTGATCCACAGTGTGGAAGAAAGTTCCCACAAAGATAAATTTGAAGATCTGATAGAGGGTATGATGGATCATATAGTAACTGATAATAAAGAGGTTGAAAATATATTTTATGGGGATGAGTTTGGAAACTTCTCATTAAAGGGGTCAGGTTTTATACCTGAGGGGTATGACCCGAGGAGACGGCCGTGGTATACAGGAGCGGTAAAGGAAGACAGTGATTATCATACTACAGATATTTATAGATTTTCAAATGGAGAGAGTGGAATTACCATAGCTAAGGTTGTATATATTCAAGATAAAATATTAGGAGTAGTAGGAGTGGACCTGAATTTTTCGGATTATCAATTGAAAATGTCCCATCTGTCCATCGGAAAAACAGGAAAGATGTTTATCATGGATAAGAAGGGAATGCTTGTTGTAGATGCCGGGATACCAGGGGTAAATGATAAAAATATAATTTTAATAAAGGAATATATGGATTTGAAATTCAAGGGTGAAAAATCTTATTTAGATGAAATTTTAAGTCTTAAAAAACCTGTAATATTTGATTTGGATACACCTAATGGTGAAAAATATTTTAGGTTGGAACCTATTTTAGAATTAGGATTAATCATGGTAGGCGGAACCTATAAAAATGAGCTAAAAGAGCTCCCTTTAAATATAATAAAAGCTGGAATTATCATTAGTTTGATAGGGACGATAATCTCTCTATTGATAATAAATTCATTTTCTAAAAAGTTAAAGGTTCATTTGAAAAATTTAAGTATTTTAATAGAGGGAATTTCCAATGGAAACTATAGTAAAAATATAGAAGAAATATTGATGTATATATCCGATGATTCAGAATTGAATGTAATAACAAAAGAGGTAAAAAATATTCAAAAAAATGTCAAAAAGAGAGAGATTGAATTAAAGGAAATTGCCAGAATAGATTCCCTTACCGGGGTTTATAACAGGCAGAGTCTCACTACTTTTTTAGAGGATGAAATAATTAAAAAGAAGATGTTTCAGTCGACTTTTTCTATAATTATGATTGATTTAGATAATTTTAAAAATATAAATGATGTCTACGGCCATGTTTTTGGAGATTTTGTGTTAAAAGAAGTCTGTAAAATTTTTATGGAAGAAACCAGTAAGATGGATAAAGTGTGCAGGTATGGCGGGGAAGAATTTATAATTGTTTTACCTAATACTAACAGAATGGATGCTTTTAAAGTAGGAGAAAGGTTAAGGAAGGAAATAAAAAAGAGAGAATTTTTCAATAGCAGGGAAAAAATAAAGGTAACTATAAGCGGAGGAGTCATGGAATATGAAGAAGGACTCAGTGTTGAAGGGTTGATAGAGATAGTCGATAAGTCACTATATAAGGCTAAAAGATCGGGAAAAAATAAAATTTTATATTAA
- a CDS encoding glycosyltransferase produces MEILFWHGYLLRGSGSNVFTLNIVEEFLKENNVYLFSQERNWGGVEDIGSHWVMDADQNLSLETNFKDDGFIGVTPYIGDLLPVFVYDEYDGFKVKTFDNLTDEELERYIDLNVKAMISFLKKNKIDIIYCNHFAIAPYIMKKVQEKTGVPYIVIGHGSSLNYIISRDKRYMNLSYEGFLDSKNVVVQSEYIRDRSCEIYERTEFFRDTRFKIIPSGVNFEQFNRLLKDKEVKNIIEEKVSYSNGPIKKIYDENYEKVKKLKDIEEIKKLLDEGENVIEYRDIDRDLISKLSENLRGEEKILYIGKLIISKGVHILLMSLPYIFQNNPTTNITIVGYGKFRPALEILLRGLIDGNKELLEIIIEKGNYLEEKKHGKLKYLSKFWNSLKECDKLDKYLELAKKIDLDRVVFLGKLDHDTLPHVIKKHSVIVVPSIFPESFGMVSIEGMSQGLVPVVFNHSGLKEVIPFKDSLVNLDGEVVNNLEKVVNLNLEKLGKVPNLNKKFIAESKKYSFESVAKRLLDLR; encoded by the coding sequence TTGGAAATTTTATTTTGGCATGGTTACCTTTTACGTGGTAGCGGGAGTAATGTTTTTACATTGAATATAGTGGAAGAATTTTTAAAAGAAAATAACGTATATTTATTTTCCCAGGAAAGAAATTGGGGTGGAGTGGAAGATATTGGCTCCCATTGGGTTATGGATGCCGATCAAAATCTTTCTCTGGAGACGAATTTTAAAGATGATGGATTTATAGGAGTAACTCCGTATATTGGTGATCTGCTTCCTGTGTTTGTCTACGATGAATATGACGGGTTTAAAGTAAAAACATTTGATAACTTGACCGATGAAGAGTTAGAAAGGTATATAGATTTAAATGTAAAGGCAATGATTAGTTTTTTGAAAAAAAACAAGATAGATATAATCTACTGTAATCATTTTGCCATAGCTCCATATATAATGAAAAAAGTGCAGGAAAAGACCGGGGTGCCATATATAGTTATTGGTCATGGAAGTTCATTAAATTATATTATAAGCAGAGATAAAAGGTATATGAACCTCTCCTATGAAGGGTTTTTGGATTCCAAGAATGTGGTGGTCCAAAGTGAATATATAAGGGATAGATCTTGTGAGATCTATGAAAGAACAGAATTTTTTAGGGATACCAGGTTTAAAATCATTCCTTCAGGGGTTAATTTTGAGCAATTCAATAGGTTGTTAAAAGATAAAGAGGTTAAAAATATTATAGAAGAAAAAGTGAGTTATTCCAATGGGCCGATAAAAAAAATATATGATGAAAATTATGAGAAAGTGAAAAAATTAAAAGATATAGAGGAGATAAAAAAACTTTTAGATGAGGGAGAAAATGTTATAGAATATAGGGATATAGACAGAGATCTGATATCTAAATTATCTGAGAACCTAAGAGGAGAGGAGAAGATCCTGTATATAGGAAAACTAATAATTTCCAAAGGGGTGCATATTTTATTGATGAGTCTGCCTTATATTTTTCAAAATAATCCCACAACAAATATAACTATTGTGGGATATGGGAAATTTAGACCGGCTTTAGAAATCTTACTGAGGGGATTAATAGATGGTAATAAGGAGCTACTAGAAATTATTATAGAAAAAGGAAATTATTTAGAAGAAAAAAAACATGGGAAGTTGAAATATTTATCAAAATTTTGGAATTCATTAAAAGAATGCGATAAATTGGATAAATATTTAGAATTAGCTAAAAAAATAGATCTGGACAGGGTTGTGTTTTTGGGAAAATTAGATCACGATACCCTGCCCCATGTTATAAAAAAACATAGTGTAATTGTAGTTCCGTCTATTTTTCCAGAGTCTTTTGGGATGGTAAGTATAGAGGGAATGTCTCAGGGATTGGTTCCTGTAGTTTTCAATCATTCAGGATTAAAAGAAGTTATTCCTTTTAAGGATAGTTTAGTGAATTTAGATGGTGAAGTTGTAAACAATCTGGAGAAGGTAGTTAATTTAAATTTAGAAAAGTTAGGGAAAGTACCCAACCTGAACAAAAAATTTATAGCGGAAAGTAAAAAATATTCTTTTGAATCGGTGGCTAAAAGGTTACTTGATCTAAGATAA